The Impatiens glandulifera chromosome 3, dImpGla2.1, whole genome shotgun sequence genome contains a region encoding:
- the LOC124932680 gene encoding iridoid oxidase-like isoform X2 — MEWAWSFSFLSWLSLILSGPPLILLFLFHTRRRRQVEEFHSGKLRPPGPQGWPVVGNIFDLGELPHQTLCKFQDKFGPVIWLQLGSVGTLVINSADSAAKLFKSHDLAFSDRRCPNALTVHGYNHGSIAIGNYSPYFRVFKRIGAMEFNAVKRVNESVEVRRKCVDNMIIWIEEAAMKSHSSGLKGVIEIYHFVFLMAFNMVGNMVFSEDIIDSETKEWKEFFDSMNKVVEWTGKPNLSDYFPLLKMLDPLGIKKAMNKDMGRCLKIVANFVKERMEVREERFKRKDGKEKKDFLDVLLEFEGDKRDSLGRISEENLNIILTARRPRTLRLSG; from the exons ATGGAATGGGCTTGgagtttttcttttctctcttggCTAAGCCTTATCCTATCAGGGCCACCTCTCATTCTCCTCTTCCTTTTCCATACCCGGAGGAGGAGACAGGTGGAGGAGTTTCATTCTGGTAAACTCCGGCCACCAGGTCCTCAGGGATGGCCAGTGGTAGGCAACATATTCGACCTCGGAGAACTGCCACATCAGACCTTGTGTAAGTTCCAGGATAAGTTCGGGCCTGTTATTTGGCTGCAGTTAGGATCGGTTGGAACACTTGTAATCAACTCAGCTGATTCGGCGGCCAAACTCTTCAAGAGCCACGACCTAGCCTTCTCCGACCGTAGATGCCCCAATGCACTAACTGTCCACGGTTACAATCATGGGTCAATTGCCATTGGAAACTACAGCCCTTACTTCCGCGTATTCAAGCGGATTGGTGCCATGGAATTCAATGCGGTAAAGAGAGTAAACGAGAGTGTTGAAGTCCGAAGAAAGTGTGTCGATAACATGATCATTTGGATCGAAGAAGCAGCCATGAAATCCCATTCAAGTGGGCTGAAGGGCGTGATAGAGATTTACCATTTTGTCTTCCTTATGGCTTTCAATATGGTTGGAAATATGGTATTCTCCGAGGACATAATAGATTCGGAAACCAAGGAATGGAAAGAATTCTTTGATTCAATGAATAAGGTCGTGGAATGGACTGGCAAGCCTAACTTATCGGATTATTTCCCACTGTTGAAGATGTTAGATCCGTTGGGAATAAAGAAGGCAATGAATAAGGATATGGGAAGATGCTTGAAGATTGTAGCGAATTTTGTGAAGGAGAGGATGGAGGTTCGAGAGGAGAGATTCAAGAGGAAAGATGGTAAGGAGAAGAAGGATTTCCTTGATGTTCTATTGGAGTTTGAAGGTGACAAAAGAGATAGTCTTGGTAGGATTTCCGAGGAAAACctcaatataattttaacg GCACGGAGACCACGAACACTTCGATTGAGTGGTTAA
- the LOC124932680 gene encoding iridoid oxidase-like isoform X1, which translates to MEWAWSFSFLSWLSLILSGPPLILLFLFHTRRRRQVEEFHSGKLRPPGPQGWPVVGNIFDLGELPHQTLCKFQDKFGPVIWLQLGSVGTLVINSADSAAKLFKSHDLAFSDRRCPNALTVHGYNHGSIAIGNYSPYFRVFKRIGAMEFNAVKRVNESVEVRRKCVDNMIIWIEEAAMKSHSSGLKGVIEIYHFVFLMAFNMVGNMVFSEDIIDSETKEWKEFFDSMNKVVEWTGKPNLSDYFPLLKMLDPLGIKKAMNKDMGRCLKIVANFVKERMEVREERFKRKDGKEKKDFLDVLLEFEGDKRDSLGRISEENLNIILTEIFFAGTETTNTSIEWLMSDLLNNPNCMRKVEEELERIVGRERKVEESDINKLLYLQASAKESLRLHPPIPLLLPRNSTEDTIYNGYFIPKDTQVLINAYAIGRDPEVWDDPLDFKPERFLNNNIEPTGQHFGFIPFGAGRRMCMGYVLGQRILHLTAATLIHTFHWEADDSTTPKMIDMTEKMGITLRKLIPLRMIPKRRDLP; encoded by the exons ATGGAATGGGCTTGgagtttttcttttctctcttggCTAAGCCTTATCCTATCAGGGCCACCTCTCATTCTCCTCTTCCTTTTCCATACCCGGAGGAGGAGACAGGTGGAGGAGTTTCATTCTGGTAAACTCCGGCCACCAGGTCCTCAGGGATGGCCAGTGGTAGGCAACATATTCGACCTCGGAGAACTGCCACATCAGACCTTGTGTAAGTTCCAGGATAAGTTCGGGCCTGTTATTTGGCTGCAGTTAGGATCGGTTGGAACACTTGTAATCAACTCAGCTGATTCGGCGGCCAAACTCTTCAAGAGCCACGACCTAGCCTTCTCCGACCGTAGATGCCCCAATGCACTAACTGTCCACGGTTACAATCATGGGTCAATTGCCATTGGAAACTACAGCCCTTACTTCCGCGTATTCAAGCGGATTGGTGCCATGGAATTCAATGCGGTAAAGAGAGTAAACGAGAGTGTTGAAGTCCGAAGAAAGTGTGTCGATAACATGATCATTTGGATCGAAGAAGCAGCCATGAAATCCCATTCAAGTGGGCTGAAGGGCGTGATAGAGATTTACCATTTTGTCTTCCTTATGGCTTTCAATATGGTTGGAAATATGGTATTCTCCGAGGACATAATAGATTCGGAAACCAAGGAATGGAAAGAATTCTTTGATTCAATGAATAAGGTCGTGGAATGGACTGGCAAGCCTAACTTATCGGATTATTTCCCACTGTTGAAGATGTTAGATCCGTTGGGAATAAAGAAGGCAATGAATAAGGATATGGGAAGATGCTTGAAGATTGTAGCGAATTTTGTGAAGGAGAGGATGGAGGTTCGAGAGGAGAGATTCAAGAGGAAAGATGGTAAGGAGAAGAAGGATTTCCTTGATGTTCTATTGGAGTTTGAAGGTGACAAAAGAGATAGTCTTGGTAGGATTTCCGAGGAAAACctcaatataattttaacg GAAATATTTTTTGCAGGCACGGAGACCACGAACACTTCGATTGAGTGGTTAATGTCGGATCTACTAAACAACCCCAATTGCATGAGAAAGGTTGAGGAGGAACTCGAGAGAATAGTCGGAAGGGAAAGAAAGGTAGAAGAAAGCGATATCAATAAACTCTTGTATCTACAAGCATCAGCGAAAGAGTCGTTAAGATTGCACCCTCCCATTCCCCTGCTCCTCCCTAGGAATTCAACCGAGGATACTATCTACAATGGATACTTTATACCAAAAGACACCCAAGTCTTAATAAATGCATATGCAATAGGGAGAGACCCCGAAGTGTGGGACGACCCTTTGGATTTCAAACCTGAGAGGTTCCTTAACAATAATATAGAGCCAACGGGTCAACATTTCGGGTTCATCCCTTTTGGAGCAGGTAGAAGGATGTGTATGGGTTATGTTTTGGGACAACGAATACTTCATCTGACTGCTGCGACTCTCATCCACACGTTCCACTGGGAAGCAGATGATTCAACAACTCCTAAGATGATCGACATGACTGAAAAGATGGGGATAACCCTAAGAAAATTGATCCCCTTAAGAATGATACCTAAAAGGAGAGATCTACCTTGA
- the LOC124930042 gene encoding protein PSK SIMULATOR 1-like: MTESWWFSAMCRRTPNMRKIAIAAAEEKAVIGILAFEIASLMSKVVSLWHCLGHNQIILLKEEIKHSSGIRKLVSENDNYLMDLAIAEIIQNLTYVAKSVARLGKRCSDPIYHSLEGVFDDPFDVIDLNWLGWAYKLKKMERKVKKMERFMAVTAQLYQESEVLDHYEQDLIIRRRRRRKRNVNQVKLIEFQKRQRQEVNYLRELSPWIRTYDYTVRLLLRSLFTIVERIKQLIRSNQHKWKLLLNGSRSPSSFSTTTLGHAALAHLYANIVILIEKLAYSSSDESDRLIAFDDEEDREDLYNMLPATVRRSLRLRLKIKLFETTSGYLSLQQVRKKLEWLAPLAHETIKWQFERNIEKQRMAPCLNVFLVKTLYFADRMKTEAEIVELLIGLSYISRYGRKLNENASLNVEKAALILIE, translated from the coding sequence ATGACGGAGTCATGGTGGTTTAGCGCCATGTGTAGAAGAACGCCAAATATGCGTAAGATTGCAATCGCTGCAGCAGAAGAGAAAGCTGTTATAGGAATCTTAGCTTTTGAAATCGCAAGTTTGATGTCAAAAGTGGTAAGTTTATGGCATTGTCTTGGTCATAATCAAATCATTTTGCTCAAGGAAGAGATCAAACATTCATCTGGCATTCGAAAGCTTGTTTCCGAAAACGATAATTATCTTATGGATCTAGCGATCGCTGAGATTATCCAGAATCTTACATATGTTGCAAAATCAGTTGCTCGTTTGGGGAAAAGATGTTCAGATCCTATCTACCACTCGCTTGAAGGTGTTTTTGATGATCCGTTTGATGTTATTGATCTTAATTGGTTGGGATGGGCGtataaattgaagaaaatggAGAGAAAAGTAAAGAAGATGGAGAGATTTATGGCGGTTACTGCTCAGTTATATCAGGAATCGGAAGTTCTTGATCATTACGAGCAAGATCTAATCATtagaagaaggaggaggagaaaaagAAATGTAAATCAGGTCAAATTGATTGAATTTCAGAAGCGGCAGAGGCAGGAAGTAAATTATCTTCGTGAATTGTCTCCATGGATTAGGACTTACGATTATACAGTTCGTCTACTTCTGAGATCACTTTTCACAATCGTCGAAAGAATCAAACAATTAATCAGGTCGAATCAACACAAATGGAAGTTATTATTGAACGGATCTAGATCTCCTTCCAGTTTCAGTACCACTACTCTTGGTCACGCAGCTCTAGCTCATTTATACGCGAACATTGTGATATTAATCGAGAAACTGGCGTATTCTTCTTCCGATGAATCCGATCGCTTGATTGCATTCGACGATGAGGAGGATCGTGAGGATCTATATAACATGCTCCCTGCAACTGTAAGAAGATCTCTACGATTACGATTGAAGATTAAGTTATTCGAAACAACTTCTGGTTATCTTTCTTTACAACAAGTGAGAAAGAAACTTGAATGGCTGGCACCTTTGGCTCATGAAACGATCAAATGGCAGTTTGAAAGGAACATCGAGAAACAGAGAATGGCACCGTGTTTGAATGTGTTCTTGGTGAAGACGCTTTACTTTGCAGATCGAATGAAGACGGAAGCTGAGATTGTAGAACTTCTCATCGGTCTTAGTTATATTTCCAGGTATGGAAGAAAACTAAATGAAAATGCttctctgaatgtggaaaaggCGGCACTAATCCTAATAGAATAA
- the LOC124932681 gene encoding pentatricopeptide repeat-containing protein At5g12100, mitochondrial-like, translating into MANQLNRLSNLRAIAPTKSAIFSSFCTDSVQLQSGSNNEADNLQEKNRQDQVRKLSTLLRKKRFKSARTTMVSLVLPGSPFSSPADLISVFSQSFPSPKPIFTDMLLSICAELKLPDEATEVYNSIRKEGNFPCSSAFKLFLESLVSSGHYNRTIDIFWEVINSGFRVDRFAYSKAIESAVKLGDLTKAMNLLNYMKRHGVSPNAFIYNVLINGFCKEKRTEDARKLFDEMIETKVTATMFTYSTLIAGYCKVFDMENALEIQRRMKGENMESNLVTFNTLIDGYGRICQFENCFEILNEMENKGIVPNEITYGSLVYNLCKDGRLCEAELIMRDMENRKIIPNAQIYNSLIMANIEERKMEDAKRIVEEMKGRGLLPNEDTYCILIKGHCGVKDFVGAYGWYRELIQNGLVLNMAVCNELICGLREEGMESEILSIRDYMNKQTQCRRSKFSKVIERGRGSIRSCSNHKHRPISFFI; encoded by the coding sequence ATGGCGAATCAACTTAATCGTCTCTCCAATCTCCGCGCCATAGCTCCCACTAAATCCGCCATCTTCAGTTCCTTCTGTACCGATTCAGTTCAACTCCAATCGGGGAGCAACAATGAGGCCGATAATCTACAAGAGAAAAATCGCCAGGATCAAGTCCGGAAGCTCAGCACTCTTCTCCGGAAGAAACGATTTAAATCTGCCAGAACTACAATGGTTTCCCTTGTACTCCCTGGGTCTCCATTTTCTTCCCCCGCTGATCTTATCTCTGTCTTCTCTCAATCATTTCCATCGCCGAAACCCATTTTCACAGACATGCTTCTATCTATCTGTGCCGAATTGAAGTTGCCGGATGAAGCAACAGAGGTGTATAATTCAATCAGGAAAGAAGGTAATTTCCCTTGTTCATCTGCATTCAAGCTTTTCCTTGAATCTCTCGTGTCTTCAGGTCATTATAACAGAACCATCGATATATTCTGGGAAGTTATCAATTCGGGTTTTCGAGTCGACAGATTCGCTTACAGTAAGGCAATCGAATCGGCAGTGAAACTAGGCGACTTGACAAAAGCAATGAACTTGCTGAATTACATGAAAAGACATGGGGTTAGTCCTAATGCATTCATCTACAACGTTttgattaatggtttttgtAAAGAGAAAAGAACAGAAGATGCACGAAAGCTGTTCGATGAAATGATTGAAACAAAAGTGACTGCAACAATGTTTACTTACAGCACTCTTATAGCTGGTTATTGCAAAGTATTTGACATGGAGAATGCACTCGAGATTCAAAGAAGGATGAAGGGAGAGAACATGGAGTCTAACCTCGTCACTTTCAATACCTTGATCGATGGTTATGGAAGAATTTGCCAATTCGAGAATTGTTTCGAAATCCTTAACGAAATGGAAAACAAGGGCATAGTTccaaatgaaataacttatggtTCTTTAGTATATAATTTATGCAAAGATGGTAGACTTTGTGAAGCTGAATTGATAATGAGAGATATGGAAAATAGGAAGATTATCCCCAATGCACAAATATACAACAGCTTAATAATGGCGAACattgaagagagaaaaatggAAGATGCAAAGAGAATTGTTGAGGAAATGAAAGGAAGAGGACTGTTGCCTAATGAGGATACTTACTGTATTCTGATAAAGGGTCATTGTGGGGTAAAGGATTTTGTGGGTGCTTATGGTTGGTATAGAGAATTGATTCAGAATGGTTTGGTTTTGAATATGGCTGTCTGCAATGAGCTTATTTGTGGTCTTAGAGAAGAAGGAATGGAATCGGAAATACTAAGTATTCGCGATTACATGAACAAGCAAACACAATGCAGGAGGAGCAAG